Part of the Bacteroidota bacterium genome is shown below.
TTCGGTTTCGAAGGAATACAGATCTGTATAGTGGTTTGCCGCAAAATGTACCGCCGCCGTGTCTAGCAGCGAGCTGCCCATGGCAGCATAGGGCCCAGGCAGGTGCAGCAGGTGCAGCACGGTGGCCGGAATGTTTACGGGGCTACCCGGCACAGTGGAAACCTGGGGCGCTATCAGCCCCGGCGCATACAGCACCAGCGGGGTGCGGTAGTTATCGGGCAGGGCGGGCGGGGTATCGGTTTCGTAGTGAAAGGAATGATCGGCCGTGATGACAAAGAGTGTAGACTCCAGCGTACCGGCCTGCCGAAAGGTCTGGATTAGCTGGCCCAGGGCACGGTCTGTATACCGAACTGTCTGCTCAAAGGGGTTCAGGCCCGCCTGGGCCAGGTCTGGGTGCCGGTCGGCCTCGTACGCAAAGGGGTGGTGGCTGCTAAGCGAGAAAAGGACAGCAGCCCAGGGTGCCTGCTGCTGCTGCATGCGCCGTGCTGCCCAGGGCAGAAAGCGCCCATCGTGGATGCCCCAGGTGCCATTGTAGTGCGCCGGCTCGGGATACTCATTTTTTCCGTAATAGGTGCCCCAGCCCGATAGGCGGCTGTAGCTGTCCAGCCCCAGCGAGCCATTTATGCCGCCATGATACATGGCCGTGTGGTAGCCCGCGGCCCGCAGGGCATAGCCCAGGCCATGGCTGAAGTAGGTCTCCATCTCGCTGCCGATGATGGGGCGCGAGAACAGGTCGGGCAGGCCATTTAGCACCGATGGGAAGACCTCCATGCTGCGGGTACCGTTGGCGTAGAAGTTTGGAAAGAAGAGGCCTGCTGCGGCCAGGCTGTCCAGGTGCGGGGTCAGGCTGGCAGGGGTACCGGCCTTTCCGTTGCACACCCCCACATACTGGGCTGCAAAGCTCTCCAGCAGGATAATAACCACGTTGCGCCGTATGGGTGGCCCCGCTGGCCTGCGCACCCGCCAGAAGGGGTACTGGCCGGGCCGCAGCAGGCTATCCTGCGGGCTTAGCACCAGCTGCTGCGCCAGCTGCCGCGCCTCATCTGGCGGCAGTAGCTGTAGCGGCCTGCGGGCCTGCTGAGACAGGCTGTGCAGTACGGTGTAGAATGAATTGAGCCCCAGGTGGCCCACCATCACTTCCTCAGCCTGAAAGGCATCGGCCGGACGCAGGGGGATGCGCTGAAGCCCGCCACGTATGCTAAGGAAGAGCAGGGCCGCCACCACCAAAAAACTCAGGCTAGCGGGCAACCAGGCAGCCCTGCGGTGTGGTAGCGAATCAAAATCGGCAGAAGCCAAAACCCGGTGGCCCAGCCTGCGCAGCACCGTGTAGTAGCCATATACCTGAGCTGCAAAGAGCAGAACAAGCCACCAGTATTCGGCCAGCAGGGTACCACTCAGGCGGAGGATATCGCCCCCCAGCTCGGCCACCTCGAAGGTGCTGCGGCGCTGGGTAAACCGGAAGTAGGCGATGTCTACCACATTGAAGGCTAGCCAGGGCAGGGCCAAAGCCGTGAGCAGCAAAGCCAGCAACCCGTAGCGGCGGCGGATGGAGACAGGCGGCAGCGGCCATAGCACCACCAACAGCACCACACCCTGGCAAATGGCCAGGGTAGCCAGGTCGAAACGCAGGCCAATCACC
Proteins encoded:
- a CDS encoding LTA synthase family protein — encoded protein: MPALLPSQPRAPWMQRLKWALQVWAFSLLSLLVLRLALWGVNYSFFRTLDAGHLLQALVIGLRFDLATLAICQGVVLLVVLWPLPPVSIRRRYGLLALLLTALALPWLAFNVVDIAYFRFTQRRSTFEVAELGGDILRLSGTLLAEYWWLVLLFAAQVYGYYTVLRRLGHRVLASADFDSLPHRRAAWLPASLSFLVVAALLFLSIRGGLQRIPLRPADAFQAEEVMVGHLGLNSFYTVLHSLSQQARRPLQLLPPDEARQLAQQLVLSPQDSLLRPGQYPFWRVRRPAGPPIRRNVVIILLESFAAQYVGVCNGKAGTPASLTPHLDSLAAAGLFFPNFYANGTRSMEVFPSVLNGLPDLFSRPIIGSEMETYFSHGLGYALRAAGYHTAMYHGGINGSLGLDSYSRLSGWGTYYGKNEYPEPAHYNGTWGIHDGRFLPWAARRMQQQQAPWAAVLFSLSSHHPFAYEADRHPDLAQAGLNPFEQTVRYTDRALGQLIQTFRQAGTLESTLFVITADHSFHYETDTPPALPDNYRTPLVLYAPGLIAPQVSTVPGSPVNIPATVLHLLHLPGPYAAMGSSLLDTAAVHFAANHYTDLYSFETETHCWQTNLASYEVYLQRTKGGWQPSHAAIPAAERRRYLAYIQTAHNCIIANKIAPVQ